From Anticarsia gemmatalis isolate Benzon Research Colony breed Stoneville strain chromosome 3, ilAntGemm2 primary, whole genome shotgun sequence, one genomic window encodes:
- the Paf-AHalpha gene encoding platelet-activating factor acetylhydrolase alpha, which translates to MNPCSVATPQQDTEGDGRWNSIHNRFLSDAKGKDGEVIFIGDSILQALEHTEVWNQWFAPLHCLNFSIHKDQTQNVLWRIKNGELDHVDPKVIVVHVGTNNVEFTPEQVCEGILEIIRTIREKHPSAYIVLPSLLPRGQHPNALREKNSKINQLLREKVANMNKVEMVTIDKGFIQTDGTISHHDMHDYLIPTNAACRKAFEPIYDLLQQILSEGEPEKDLTPSE; encoded by the exons ATGAATCCTTGTTCAGTAGCCACCCCTCAGCAGGACACTGAAGGAGATGGAAGGTGGAATAGTATT caTAACAGATTTTTGTCTGATGCAAAAGGAAAAGATGGTGAAGTAATTTTTATAGGTGATTCTATTTTGCAAGCTTTGGAACACACTGAAGTTTGGAACCAATGGTTTGCTCCACTCCACTGCCTTAACTTTAGTATTCACAAGGATCAAACTCAGAATGTCTTGTGGCGTATCAAAAATGGAGAACTTGATCATGTTGACCCCAAA GTGATAGTTGTGCATGTTGGAACAAATAATGTTGAGTTTACTCCAGAGCAAGTTTGTGAAGGAATCCTAGAAATTATTAGAACAATCAGGGAGAAACACCCAAGTGCTTATATTGTATTGCCT AGTCTGCTGCCTCGTGGTCAACATCCTAATGCTTTAAGAgagaaaaattcaaaaataaaccagCTGTTACGTGAAAAAGTAGCAAATATGAATAAAGTTGAAATGGTGACTATAGACAAGGGTTTTATACAAACCGATGGCACCATAAGTCATCATGATATGCATGATTACCTCATTCCTACTAATGCAGCTTGCAGAAAAGCATTTGAACCTATTTATGATCTCCTCCAACAAATTTTGTCAGAGGGTGAACCTGAAAAAGACCTAACTCCCTCTGAATAA